In the genome of Eschrichtius robustus isolate mEscRob2 chromosome 2, mEscRob2.pri, whole genome shotgun sequence, the window GCCGCACGTGCGCCGCGGGAACCTCAGACCCTCAGGTGAAAGCTAGAGACCCTAGTGGGTGGGTCTGCGGgcagccccacctcctaaaaAACAGCTCGCAAAGCGGCAGGACTGAGGCTGGAAGCGAGAACGTCAGCGGCGCCCTTCCCCTGCGGAATAGCCCGTGGGAGCTACTGTAAGTGTCTCTCCCCATTTTCCACCGCTGAAGTGGTCGCAGTGGGAGGCCCAGGCTCTGACAGGGAAGGCAGGGCTAGGCAGTAGTGACACAGGCAGGCTCCAGTGGTTGAGGCATTTTATTGGACCTTCCGCGGCGGCTGGTTGTGGGAAGCGTTCCCTCCACCTGGTTGTAGGGCCCTGCCGAGGAGACCATCTTGGGCCAGTTCCCCGTGGCCCACCCATTTTTGGGTGGCCATTTTTGCCTGTGATTAccaataaaataatcataataaaaataaaaaagtctctGTTCTGACCACTCTTCAGGTCTTCCTGTTGGGAAGGAAACGTGCAAAGCTGTTGAAGTACGTATGCAGAGTTTTGTCTTAGCCTTAAATAGTGCCAGTCCCACTTTCCTCTGATAGTTCAACTCAGCAGATGCAAAGGGGCTGGCTTGTTCTCCTTTTGATTTCCTCCACAAGGTCTTCTCTTCGGACGTCCACCTGGCCAGGATGGAGGAACAAGGTGGTATAAGCATCTTGTGTTCCACTGCTCTCTGAGCACCCATGCCTTCCTCTAGTCATCATGCCTGGCTCAGCTGGGCGCAGGAACCCAATCAAACACCTCAGGGGAGAGACAGCGCTTCTTGGGGGAGGTGGAGAGACACAGGGTATGTGTGGGGATGGAGATTTTACCTTGCCATGACCATAGTAACATGTTACCCCCTTAAGTCCTTTAGGAGTGGGCGTTAATATGAATGCCAGGCTTTTGCTTAGGTCTTGGATGGGCCTTGGGCTGCCGAAATGGCACACATTCCCCATCCCTCAGCCCTCCCGTCCACCTACTTACCTCTTCCCTGCTGGCCACCGAGCGGAGCTTGATGACCCCGTCCTTGAGCTCTTGCTCACCAACGATGGCCACCAGTGGGATGCCTGCCTCCTCACAGTACTGCAGCTGGTTCAGTAACTTGGGGTTCTTCTTGTAGAGCAGCTCTGCCTGCAGGGGACCAGGGAAAGAGATGAAGGCTGTCTTCTGCAGTCCTCCGGGACAACCTCCTTGGGGCCCAAGTCGGCACCTTGCTCTGACCTTCACCCCAAGAAGTCACAGTAATGGCAGGGCCACTATGGATAAGCTTTTATTTCGTTTGTGTCCAGCACTCCCAAATTTGCTGCCACCCTGGGGCTTGCCTCCTCTACCTTGATACCAGCATCCCATAACTCTGAGATGAGCTTCAGTCTCTCCTCCAGCAGCTTCTTCTGTGCAGATGCCACAAGCACCTGTGTTTCTGTGGTCCGTACCTTCTCCTCCAAGGCCTAGGGAAGAAGCAGTTAAGAAAGAACTGGGCTACCCTTTACAACACcttaaaagagcaaacaaagcaGGCTCTTGTCAGGATTCTGAGACCAGGCCCAACTCCACCAGGGCAGGCTGGTCTTCTCATCTAGCAACTGGGCAAAAAGTAGCTCTtagaagaataagaaatgaacTGACTGGCTTGTACTTATGATTTGCCAGAATTAATAATGGAGGGCAAAGGTAGCTTATGTACAGTAACTTCAAGCTTATCTCCATCTAGAACCTTATGCATCATAAGTGATATTCTGAGCTCACCCAGGCAATCCAATCACCCCTGGCAGTCCTGGTTCTCACAGTCAGGAGACTGTGTCTGTTATACGTCAGCCATAGGGCACAACTTGGGGGGTGTGTGGATGGAGGGGAGAAAGAATGCTGCTGCTGTCTCTTTTTCTGGAAAACTATTCCCATTGTTCTTACAACATAAGATGCCTACTGGAACAGTGACCTCAATTGGAAAACACCAGTGGGTTCCACTCTAGAGAAAAGGGTGGGAGCAGTGGGAAGGTTACTGCCAGAGCATTACCCGAGGGATGAAAGGCAACCAGCCACTTAAGAGCAGTAGCAACAAAGGTGGGCTTGAGGCCAAGAAGGGCTTTCTTCATGTTACTCTAGGTGCTAGAGAGTCAGGATAGCCATCTGAGGGATCCCACAGCCTCAGATACACGCTTCCCACTTAGAGACAATATCGCAGAGTGGTTGGGAGCAAGACTTTGGAGTTGGACTGCCTGCATCCAaattctgactctgccacttaaaccttgggcaaattatttgatCTATAATCTTCAGTTCCCTTGCCtaagaaatgtaaataataaaagtagCTACCCTCAGAGGGCTGTTTAAGAGTTTGATTAGACAATGCGTGAAAAGCAgtaagcacagtgcctagcacagagtagtAAAGTAGTAAGTGTTCTGTATTATGAGGAAGAGTCAGGTCTTTGGATATACTGGCCTAGATTCCTGACAGCTCTGAAGGAAGTAGGGAGCAAAGGATTTTGTGAAGAAAGAATGATCAAAGATCCATCAAGCTGGCCTATAATGGGGTGGGAGTCTGAAGGACAGCAACAgtcttctctccatttctttgcaAAGATGCAACTTGCCCAATGCAGTACTACTTGCCCCCTTAGAGATCAAAGAAGATAGCTCAGGTGCCACCATCTGCCCAGAATGTCTTCCACCCAGCCCGAAGACCTACCTCCAGCCTCTGCTCCACAGTGGAGAAGATCCGCTCTACCCCAATGCTGAGCCCCACGCATGGCACCTTGCGCCCTTTGGGATCAAACATGCCCACCAGCCCATCATAGCGCCCTCCAGCCGCCACACTGCCCACACCCAGGGGCTCTTCCCctgcctgggctgggggctgTAGCAGCACTGCCTCATAGATCACCCCGGTATAGTAGTCCAGCCCTCGAGCAAGGCTCAGGTCGAAGGAGATCTGGAGGGATAAGAACATGGTCAGTAGCAGATGAGGATCAAAGGCCTCCAGCCCCGGAGCTCAGCTAAGGCTCCCATCCCAACCTGACTCACCTTGTCAGCAATGCCAAACAAGGTCAGATACTCAAATAGCAGCTTCAGGTCTCCCAGGCCCTCCAAGGCCTGCTTGTTTTGGGACAATTTAGGATCCTGGAGCAGCTGTTCCACCAGGGATACCCCACCTGGGGAGACAGATTTGTGAGCCAGACtgacaagaagaaaaagataagggCTTTACCTTTTCCTCTGGATTacacatgtatgcatgtgtgcacacacacacatgcattccctttccctctctctccagtgcatacacacacacacacggaggagTCTGGCTTTAGCTTGAGGGCAGTGGGATGGCTGCCGGGGAGGCAGGGTTTGTTTCTCACCATGCTGCTGGACGTAGTCCCCAACGCGGTCAGCCACCTCAGGTGCCAGGCCCTTCTCTCCCACCATCTCACTCTTTACTTCCTCCCAGGAGACCTGAGCAGACAGATACCAGTCAGGGAACCCTGGGCAGCTTCCCCAGTGCAGAGCAAGTGTGAGCCCTTCTCAGGGGGTGGTCTTGAGCAGAAGCTGCCCGTCAACCTATATCCTGGGGCTAATCTTCCTCTGTGGGCATAGAGGCAGGGCCCTCTCTCTCCTAATCTTTTCCATTTCTCAGGGCAGGGTGTGATCTGGGAAAAGAAGAGTCAGGGGTTTGGGTCATTACCTTGTCCAGCTTGTCCACTGAGGAGCAGATGGTGCGGAACTTGCCGTCAGGAACACCACAGATGGCAAACGTCCCATCTAGGATGCGCCGATCATTCACCTGCAGCGACCCAAGGCATAGTGAGAAGAGAATCTCTTTACAGGACCCTCGATAGCCTTGGACACTTAGGCTACTGGTTCCTCTGCACCAGGACCTTCTCCTGTGAGAGGCCAggcccagctttgccctcccagcCCCATTCAGCTCTGACCTTGACCAGGAAGTCGCCTATCTGGAGTGAACTCAGGATCTCACACATTATCTTCAGGCACTCGGCATCAGGAATCATGGGGTCAAATTGCCCAGCAATGTCAAAATCCTGTAGGGAGAGGGTTAGCTAGAGATCCTCAGGGGTTTAACCTTGAGGGAGGACTCCTGGGAGCTCTGCTCTCTATGAAGGAGGCCTCTTTGCACTCATGCGCAGACCACATTCTTCATTCTCCGTCTGACTGTCAGCCCAGAGCAAAACCCCAGTATTCCTGGGTCTCTTACCAGTCCTGGTTTTCTTCCCATCCACAGGGCTATTCCTTCATCATCTCACTCAtctatttttccttatttccttccaCTGTTGTGGGAGCAATTATACGGCCTTAGtcctttattcattcagaatCTGTGCCACCAGTCTGGGCGACAGTACCTCAAATCCAGTTTCCTCATCCTTTGCTGTGATCCTATCACTGTGGTTTAATATAAAAAGCACTGGACCCAGAGTTCTAGTCCTAACTTTGCCTTTCTTATCCCTATGATCTCTTCATCTTGCTGAGCCTCAAGTTTCCTCAGATAAAATGAGGAGAGTAATCCCTGTCCTGTATATGAAAATACTAAAGAAATCTTAGGGTTAGCATTATCTGGGGCATCTAGATTTTTCAGGACACCAAAAGTACTCAATAGATTCTACTGGCTCAAGGGAGGGCCTCCTTACCCATCCTGCCCCCATACTCACACACTGGTAGAATTCCCGATATCGGCCTCGGGTCATGGCTGGGTTATCCCGCCGATATACTTTTGCTATGTGGTAGCGTTTAATGTTGGTCAGTTTATTCATTGCCAAATATCGAGCAAAAGGAACCTGATGACAAAGAGTTAAGGGGAAAGCCCCACCTTTCACAGTCTGGAAGTTGATTATCATCATCAACAGAAGCTGGGGTCTAACCGCACCCTGTGTGCGTAAAACCACCATCTGTAAGATTAACAGCATTTCTGAACATCAGCAAGAATCAACTTTGTTACCATACTGGGCAGCTGAAGTCTCATAAAATATTAAGGCTTTCTTTTTGGGCTATGCTGAGCACAGCAGGGGGGTGGGCAGATTGGCCAGGGAGCAGAAAAAGGGCCCCAAGTAGGGATCTCTAAACAGATGATACTCTGACATACCTTGGAGATAAAGGAAAAGTGCTGTTGGTCAATTAGGGAGAACTCTGTCCACCAGCCAGGGCAAGGGAGACGTATTCTGAATCCAGGGGATTGTTGGCAGAGTCAGAACTGGACCCTGACATAAAGCTGAGGTCTCACTCAGGATTCAGAAGCCTTCGAAGGCTAGCTATGCTCTGTTTAGCCAAAGCCCAGCTCCTGGTTTAGAGAAATAACTTCCCTGACTGCAAGATGCATTATATTTGATCCCACCTATGTCTAGCTGCCCCCAAACCTGAGGCTAGAAAAAGCCCCAGCCCAGAAAGGGCCAATACATCCAAAGTTTAAAAAGATACAGTGAGGTCATAGCGAAGAGACAGCAGCTCCCCACCTTGGTCCTTCAGGTCATAGATAAGCTTAGAGTCTTCCCCATACTTTCCAGTCAGTGTTTCCtggagaaaacataaagaaatgtgATCATAATGATAAATATAACAATTTGAaaggaagttttaaaaacaaaaacccaccatTCTAACTATGACTGATTTCAACTTATCTACATTTCCTCTGTTCTCTCtcccaatgtttccttatttgaTGTAGTTATAATCAAGGAAATACCAATTTGGTTTTCTGCTTATCACATTTCCATTTTGTGACAGctgaagtattatttttaaaagctgcattgggagttccctggtggtccagtggttaggactgcgcgctcactgccgagggcctgggttcaatccccagttggggaactacgatcccgtaagctgtgcggcatggccaaaaaaaaaaaaaaagctgcataaTATTTTAGTGAGAAGAagctatttccttccttcctagtGTTACACTGATAGATGTTTAGGTTAttccaattgaaaaaaaaattccat includes:
- the HARS1 gene encoding histidine--tRNA ligase, cytoplasmic produces the protein MADRATLEELVRLQGERVRALKQQKAGAEQIEEEVAKLLKLKAQLGPDEGKQKFVLKTPKGTRDYSPRQMAVREKVFDVIISCFKRHGAEVIDTPVFELKETLTGKYGEDSKLIYDLKDQGGELLSLRYDLTVPFARYLAMNKLTNIKRYHIAKVYRRDNPAMTRGRYREFYQCDFDIAGQFDPMIPDAECLKIMCEILSSLQIGDFLVKVNDRRILDGTFAICGVPDGKFRTICSSVDKLDKVSWEEVKSEMVGEKGLAPEVADRVGDYVQQHGGVSLVEQLLQDPKLSQNKQALEGLGDLKLLFEYLTLFGIADKISFDLSLARGLDYYTGVIYEAVLLQPPAQAGEEPLGVGSVAAGGRYDGLVGMFDPKGRKVPCVGLSIGVERIFSTVEQRLEALEEKVRTTETQVLVASAQKKLLEERLKLISELWDAGIKAELLYKKNPKLLNQLQYCEEAGIPLVAIVGEQELKDGVIKLRSVASREEVDVRREDLVEEIKRRTSQPLCIC